The Symphalangus syndactylus isolate Jambi chromosome 3, NHGRI_mSymSyn1-v2.1_pri, whole genome shotgun sequence genome has a segment encoding these proteins:
- the C2CD2L gene encoding phospholipid transfer protein C2CD2L isoform X1, translated as MDPGWGQRDVGWAALLILFAASLLTVFAWLLQYARGLWLARARGDRGPGPALAGEPAGSLRELGVWRSLLRLRATRAGAAEEPGVRGLLASLFAFKSFRENWQRAWVRALNEQACRDGSSIQIAFEEVPQLPPRASISHVTCVDQSEHTMVLRCQLSAEEVRFPVSVTQQSPAAVSMETYHVTLTLPPTQLEVNLEEIPGEGLLISWAFTDRPDLSLTVLPKLQARERGEEQVELSTIEELIKDAIVSTQPAMMVNLRACSAPGGLVPSEKPPMMPQAQPAIPRPTRLFLRQLRASHLGNELEGTEELCCVAELDNPMQQKWTKPARAGSEVEWTEDLALDLGPQSRELTLKVLRNSSCGDTELLGQATLPVGSPSRPLSRRQVCPLTPGPGKALGPAATMAVELQYEEGSPRNLGTPTSSTPRPSITPTKKIELDRTIMPDGTIVTTVTTVQSRPRIDGKLDSPSRSPSKVEVTEKTTTVLSESSGPSNTSHSSSPGDSHLSNGLDPVAETAIRQLTEPSGRVAKKTPTKRSTLIISGVSKVPIAQDELALSLGYAASLEASMQDDAGTSGGPSSPPSDPPAMSPGPLDALSSPTSVQEADETTRSDISERPSVDDIESETGSTGALETRSLKDHKVSFLRSGTKLIFRRRPRQKEAGLSQSHDDLSNATATPSVRKKAGSFSRRLIKRFSFKSKPKANGNPSPQL; from the exons ATGGATCCGGGCTGGGGGCAGCGGGACGTGGGCTGGGCGGCCTTGCTGATCCTCTTCGCCGCCTCGCTGCTCACGGTGTTCGCTTGGCTGCTGCAATATGCCCGGGGCTTGTGGCTGGCGCGGGCCCGCGGGGACCGGGGCCCGGGACCCGCCTTAGCCGGGGAACCCGCGGGTTCCCTGCGGGAGCTGGGCGTGTGGCGCTCGCTGCTGCGGCTGCGGGCGACTCGGGCTGGCGCCGCCGAGGAGCCAGGAGTCCGGGGCCTCCTGGCGTCACTCTTCGCCTTCAAGTCTTTCCGGGAGAACTGGCAGCGGGCTTGGGTGCGAGCGCTGAACGAGCAGGCCTGCAGGGACGGG AGCTCCATCCAAATCGCCTTTGAGGAGGTGCCCCAACTCCCACCCAGAGCCAGCATCAGTCATGTGACCTGCGTAGACCAATCTGAGCATACCATG GTGCTGCGTTGCCAGCTTTCTGCTGAGGAGGTGCGGTTCCCAGTCTCTGTGACCCAGCAGTCCCCCGCTGCCGTCTCCATGGAGACCTACCACGTCACTCTGACACTGCCACCAACACAG TTGGAAGTCAACCTGGAGGAAATCCCTGGTGAGGGGCTGCTCATATCCTGGGCCTTCACTGATCGCCCAGATCTCAGCCTAACGGTGCTTCCCAAGCTTCAGGCCAGGGAG AGAGGTGAAGAACAAGTAGAGCTCTCCACGATTGAGGAACTGATCAAGGACGCCATAGTCAGCACCCAGCCAGCCATGATGGTCAACCTCAGGGCTTGCTCTGCCCCAGGAGGCCTG GTACCGAGTGAGAAGCCACCCATGATGCCCCAGGCTCAGCCAGCCATCCCCAGACCTACCCGGTTATTCTTACGGCAGCTTCGGGCATCTCACTTGGGAAATGAGCTGGAAG GCACCGAGGAACTGTGCTGTGTAGCTGAACTTGACAACCCCATGCAGCAGAAGTGGACCAAGCCCGCGAGGGCTGGATCTGAGGTGGAGTGGACAGAAGACCTGGCACT GGATCTGGGCCCCCAGAGCCGGGAGCTGACCCTCAAAGTGCTGAGGAACAGCAGCTGTGGAGACA CCGAACTCCTAGGCCAGGCCACACTGCCTGTGGGCTCCCCCTCCAGACCACTGTCTCGAAGACAGGTGTGCCCACTCACCCCAGGGCCAGGGAAAGCCCTGGGACCAGCAGCCACCATGGCAGTGGAG CTTCAGTACGAGGAGGGCTCTCCCCGGAACCTGGGTACTCCCACCTCCTCCACTCCACGCCCCAGCATCACACCTACCAAGAAGATTGAGCTTGACCGGACCATCATGCCCGATGGCACCATTGTCACCACAGTCACCACCGTCCAGTCCCGGCCCCGTATAGATGGCAAATTAG ACTCCCCCTCCCGCTCCCCGTCCAAGGTGGAGGTGACCGAGAAGACGACAACTGTGCTGAGTGAGAGCAGTGGCCCCAGCAATACCTCCCATAGCAGCAGCC CAGGGGACAGCCACCTTTCCAACGGCTTGGACCCTGTAGCAGAGACAGCGATTCGCCAGCTGACGGAGCCCAGTGGGCGGGTGGCCAAGAAGACACCCACCAAGCGCAGCACTCTCATCATCTCTGGTGTTTCCAAG GTGCCCATTGCTCAGGACGAGTTGGCACTATCCCTGGGCTATGCGGCATCCCTGGAAGCCTCAATGCAAGATGATGCAGGGACCAGCGGAGGTCCCTCTTCACCTCCCTCAGACCCACCAGCCATGTCTCCAGGACCCCTAGATGCCCTCTCTAGTCCCACAAGTGTCCAGGAAGCAGACGAGACAACCCGTTCGGATATTTCTGAGAGGCCATCTGTGGATGACATTGAGTCGGAAACAGGGTCCACTGGTGCCCTGGAGACCCGCAGCCTCAAGGATCACAAAG TGAGTTTCCTGCGCAGCGGCACTAAGCTGATCTTCCGCCGGAGGCCTAGGCAGAAGGAAGCTGGCCTGAGCCAATCACACGATGACCTCTCCAACGCAACGGCCACGCCCAGTGTCCGAAAGAAGGCGGGCAGCTTTTCTCGCCGCCTTATCAAGCGCTTTTCCTTCAAATCCAAACCCAAGGCCAATGGTAACCCCAGCCCCCAGCTCTGA
- the C2CD2L gene encoding phospholipid transfer protein C2CD2L isoform X3: MDPGWGQRDVGWAALLILFAASLLTVFAWLLQYARGLWLARARGDRGPGPALAGEPAGSLRELGVWRSLLRLRATRAGAAEEPGVRGLLASLFAFKSFRENWQRAWVRALNEQACRDGSSIQIAFEEVPQLPPRASISHVTCVDQSEHTMVLRCQLSAEEVRFPVSVTQQSPAAVSMETYHVTLTLPPTQRGEEQVELSTIEELIKDAIVSTQPAMMVNLRACSAPGGLVPSEKPPMMPQAQPAIPRPTRLFLRQLRASHLGNELEGTEELCCVAELDNPMQQKWTKPARAGSEVEWTEDLALDLGPQSRELTLKVLRNSSCGDTELLGQATLPVGSPSRPLSRRQVCPLTPGPGKALGPAATMAVELQYEEGSPRNLGTPTSSTPRPSITPTKKIELDRTIMPDGTIVTTVTTVQSRPRIDGKLDSPSRSPSKVEVTEKTTTVLSESSGPSNTSHSSSRDSHLSNGLDPVAETAIRQLTEPSGRVAKKTPTKRSTLIISGVSKVPIAQDELALSLGYAASLEASMQDDAGTSGGPSSPPSDPPAMSPGPLDALSSPTSVQEADETTRSDISERPSVDDIESETGSTGALETRSLKDHKVSFLRSGTKLIFRRRPRQKEAGLSQSHDDLSNATATPSVRKKAGSFSRRLIKRFSFKSKPKANGNPSPQL, encoded by the exons ATGGATCCGGGCTGGGGGCAGCGGGACGTGGGCTGGGCGGCCTTGCTGATCCTCTTCGCCGCCTCGCTGCTCACGGTGTTCGCTTGGCTGCTGCAATATGCCCGGGGCTTGTGGCTGGCGCGGGCCCGCGGGGACCGGGGCCCGGGACCCGCCTTAGCCGGGGAACCCGCGGGTTCCCTGCGGGAGCTGGGCGTGTGGCGCTCGCTGCTGCGGCTGCGGGCGACTCGGGCTGGCGCCGCCGAGGAGCCAGGAGTCCGGGGCCTCCTGGCGTCACTCTTCGCCTTCAAGTCTTTCCGGGAGAACTGGCAGCGGGCTTGGGTGCGAGCGCTGAACGAGCAGGCCTGCAGGGACGGG AGCTCCATCCAAATCGCCTTTGAGGAGGTGCCCCAACTCCCACCCAGAGCCAGCATCAGTCATGTGACCTGCGTAGACCAATCTGAGCATACCATG GTGCTGCGTTGCCAGCTTTCTGCTGAGGAGGTGCGGTTCCCAGTCTCTGTGACCCAGCAGTCCCCCGCTGCCGTCTCCATGGAGACCTACCACGTCACTCTGACACTGCCACCAACACAG AGAGGTGAAGAACAAGTAGAGCTCTCCACGATTGAGGAACTGATCAAGGACGCCATAGTCAGCACCCAGCCAGCCATGATGGTCAACCTCAGGGCTTGCTCTGCCCCAGGAGGCCTG GTACCGAGTGAGAAGCCACCCATGATGCCCCAGGCTCAGCCAGCCATCCCCAGACCTACCCGGTTATTCTTACGGCAGCTTCGGGCATCTCACTTGGGAAATGAGCTGGAAG GCACCGAGGAACTGTGCTGTGTAGCTGAACTTGACAACCCCATGCAGCAGAAGTGGACCAAGCCCGCGAGGGCTGGATCTGAGGTGGAGTGGACAGAAGACCTGGCACT GGATCTGGGCCCCCAGAGCCGGGAGCTGACCCTCAAAGTGCTGAGGAACAGCAGCTGTGGAGACA CCGAACTCCTAGGCCAGGCCACACTGCCTGTGGGCTCCCCCTCCAGACCACTGTCTCGAAGACAGGTGTGCCCACTCACCCCAGGGCCAGGGAAAGCCCTGGGACCAGCAGCCACCATGGCAGTGGAG CTTCAGTACGAGGAGGGCTCTCCCCGGAACCTGGGTACTCCCACCTCCTCCACTCCACGCCCCAGCATCACACCTACCAAGAAGATTGAGCTTGACCGGACCATCATGCCCGATGGCACCATTGTCACCACAGTCACCACCGTCCAGTCCCGGCCCCGTATAGATGGCAAATTAG ACTCCCCCTCCCGCTCCCCGTCCAAGGTGGAGGTGACCGAGAAGACGACAACTGTGCTGAGTGAGAGCAGTGGCCCCAGCAATACCTCCCATAGCAGCAGCC GGGACAGCCACCTTTCCAACGGCTTGGACCCTGTAGCAGAGACAGCGATTCGCCAGCTGACGGAGCCCAGTGGGCGGGTGGCCAAGAAGACACCCACCAAGCGCAGCACTCTCATCATCTCTGGTGTTTCCAAG GTGCCCATTGCTCAGGACGAGTTGGCACTATCCCTGGGCTATGCGGCATCCCTGGAAGCCTCAATGCAAGATGATGCAGGGACCAGCGGAGGTCCCTCTTCACCTCCCTCAGACCCACCAGCCATGTCTCCAGGACCCCTAGATGCCCTCTCTAGTCCCACAAGTGTCCAGGAAGCAGACGAGACAACCCGTTCGGATATTTCTGAGAGGCCATCTGTGGATGACATTGAGTCGGAAACAGGGTCCACTGGTGCCCTGGAGACCCGCAGCCTCAAGGATCACAAAG TGAGTTTCCTGCGCAGCGGCACTAAGCTGATCTTCCGCCGGAGGCCTAGGCAGAAGGAAGCTGGCCTGAGCCAATCACACGATGACCTCTCCAACGCAACGGCCACGCCCAGTGTCCGAAAGAAGGCGGGCAGCTTTTCTCGCCGCCTTATCAAGCGCTTTTCCTTCAAATCCAAACCCAAGGCCAATGGTAACCCCAGCCCCCAGCTCTGA
- the C2CD2L gene encoding phospholipid transfer protein C2CD2L isoform X2 codes for MDPGWGQRDVGWAALLILFAASLLTVFAWLLQYARGLWLARARGDRGPGPALAGEPAGSLRELGVWRSLLRLRATRAGAAEEPGVRGLLASLFAFKSFRENWQRAWVRALNEQACRDGSSIQIAFEEVPQLPPRASISHVTCVDQSEHTMVLRCQLSAEEVRFPVSVTQQSPAAVSMETYHVTLTLPPTQLEVNLEEIPGEGLLISWAFTDRPDLSLTVLPKLQARERGEEQVELSTIEELIKDAIVSTQPAMMVNLRACSAPGGLVPSEKPPMMPQAQPAIPRPTRLFLRQLRASHLGNELEGTEELCCVAELDNPMQQKWTKPARAGSEVEWTEDLALDLGPQSRELTLKVLRNSSCGDTELLGQATLPVGSPSRPLSRRQVCPLTPGPGKALGPAATMAVELQYEEGSPRNLGTPTSSTPRPSITPTKKIELDRTIMPDGTIVTTVTTVQSRPRIDGKLDSPSRSPSKVEVTEKTTTVLSESSGPSNTSHSSSRDSHLSNGLDPVAETAIRQLTEPSGRVAKKTPTKRSTLIISGVSKVPIAQDELALSLGYAASLEASMQDDAGTSGGPSSPPSDPPAMSPGPLDALSSPTSVQEADETTRSDISERPSVDDIESETGSTGALETRSLKDHKVSFLRSGTKLIFRRRPRQKEAGLSQSHDDLSNATATPSVRKKAGSFSRRLIKRFSFKSKPKANGNPSPQL; via the exons ATGGATCCGGGCTGGGGGCAGCGGGACGTGGGCTGGGCGGCCTTGCTGATCCTCTTCGCCGCCTCGCTGCTCACGGTGTTCGCTTGGCTGCTGCAATATGCCCGGGGCTTGTGGCTGGCGCGGGCCCGCGGGGACCGGGGCCCGGGACCCGCCTTAGCCGGGGAACCCGCGGGTTCCCTGCGGGAGCTGGGCGTGTGGCGCTCGCTGCTGCGGCTGCGGGCGACTCGGGCTGGCGCCGCCGAGGAGCCAGGAGTCCGGGGCCTCCTGGCGTCACTCTTCGCCTTCAAGTCTTTCCGGGAGAACTGGCAGCGGGCTTGGGTGCGAGCGCTGAACGAGCAGGCCTGCAGGGACGGG AGCTCCATCCAAATCGCCTTTGAGGAGGTGCCCCAACTCCCACCCAGAGCCAGCATCAGTCATGTGACCTGCGTAGACCAATCTGAGCATACCATG GTGCTGCGTTGCCAGCTTTCTGCTGAGGAGGTGCGGTTCCCAGTCTCTGTGACCCAGCAGTCCCCCGCTGCCGTCTCCATGGAGACCTACCACGTCACTCTGACACTGCCACCAACACAG TTGGAAGTCAACCTGGAGGAAATCCCTGGTGAGGGGCTGCTCATATCCTGGGCCTTCACTGATCGCCCAGATCTCAGCCTAACGGTGCTTCCCAAGCTTCAGGCCAGGGAG AGAGGTGAAGAACAAGTAGAGCTCTCCACGATTGAGGAACTGATCAAGGACGCCATAGTCAGCACCCAGCCAGCCATGATGGTCAACCTCAGGGCTTGCTCTGCCCCAGGAGGCCTG GTACCGAGTGAGAAGCCACCCATGATGCCCCAGGCTCAGCCAGCCATCCCCAGACCTACCCGGTTATTCTTACGGCAGCTTCGGGCATCTCACTTGGGAAATGAGCTGGAAG GCACCGAGGAACTGTGCTGTGTAGCTGAACTTGACAACCCCATGCAGCAGAAGTGGACCAAGCCCGCGAGGGCTGGATCTGAGGTGGAGTGGACAGAAGACCTGGCACT GGATCTGGGCCCCCAGAGCCGGGAGCTGACCCTCAAAGTGCTGAGGAACAGCAGCTGTGGAGACA CCGAACTCCTAGGCCAGGCCACACTGCCTGTGGGCTCCCCCTCCAGACCACTGTCTCGAAGACAGGTGTGCCCACTCACCCCAGGGCCAGGGAAAGCCCTGGGACCAGCAGCCACCATGGCAGTGGAG CTTCAGTACGAGGAGGGCTCTCCCCGGAACCTGGGTACTCCCACCTCCTCCACTCCACGCCCCAGCATCACACCTACCAAGAAGATTGAGCTTGACCGGACCATCATGCCCGATGGCACCATTGTCACCACAGTCACCACCGTCCAGTCCCGGCCCCGTATAGATGGCAAATTAG ACTCCCCCTCCCGCTCCCCGTCCAAGGTGGAGGTGACCGAGAAGACGACAACTGTGCTGAGTGAGAGCAGTGGCCCCAGCAATACCTCCCATAGCAGCAGCC GGGACAGCCACCTTTCCAACGGCTTGGACCCTGTAGCAGAGACAGCGATTCGCCAGCTGACGGAGCCCAGTGGGCGGGTGGCCAAGAAGACACCCACCAAGCGCAGCACTCTCATCATCTCTGGTGTTTCCAAG GTGCCCATTGCTCAGGACGAGTTGGCACTATCCCTGGGCTATGCGGCATCCCTGGAAGCCTCAATGCAAGATGATGCAGGGACCAGCGGAGGTCCCTCTTCACCTCCCTCAGACCCACCAGCCATGTCTCCAGGACCCCTAGATGCCCTCTCTAGTCCCACAAGTGTCCAGGAAGCAGACGAGACAACCCGTTCGGATATTTCTGAGAGGCCATCTGTGGATGACATTGAGTCGGAAACAGGGTCCACTGGTGCCCTGGAGACCCGCAGCCTCAAGGATCACAAAG TGAGTTTCCTGCGCAGCGGCACTAAGCTGATCTTCCGCCGGAGGCCTAGGCAGAAGGAAGCTGGCCTGAGCCAATCACACGATGACCTCTCCAACGCAACGGCCACGCCCAGTGTCCGAAAGAAGGCGGGCAGCTTTTCTCGCCGCCTTATCAAGCGCTTTTCCTTCAAATCCAAACCCAAGGCCAATGGTAACCCCAGCCCCCAGCTCTGA